A single genomic interval of Fructobacillus americanaquae harbors:
- the rplS gene encoding 50S ribosomal protein L19 yields MRQNNILEKLTSTQLRTDIPEFRAGDSVRVHARIVEGTRERVQLFEGVVIKRKGAGIQATYTVRKISSGVGVERTFPLHSPRVDKIEVTRLGRVRRAKLYYLRALQGKAARIKERRLDVK; encoded by the coding sequence ATGCGTCAAAATAACATTTTAGAAAAGTTGACTTCAACCCAATTGCGGACAGATATTCCTGAATTCCGCGCTGGTGATTCAGTTCGTGTCCACGCACGAATTGTTGAAGGAACTCGCGAACGTGTTCAGCTCTTTGAAGGGGTTGTTATTAAGCGTAAGGGTGCTGGTATCCAGGCTACTTATACTGTTCGTAAGATTTCTTCTGGTGTTGGTGTGGAACGTACGTTCCCACTGCACTCACCACGGGTTGACAAGATTGAAGTAACTCGTTTGGGCCGTGTACGTCGCGCAAAGTTGTACTACTTGCGTGCCTTGCAAGGAAAGGCCGCTCGTATCAAGGAACGTCGTCTCGACGTTAAGTGA
- a CDS encoding phospho-sugar mutase, translating to MTYQDTLARWQQADLPADLAAELKQLSPAEQEDAFYQNLPFGTAGMRGQMGVGTNRINVVMVALVTEALAAYIDQSGSAAKKAGVVIAFDSRQHSKEFAQVASRVLSAHGIKVYRFSSLRPTPELSFSVRHLKAFAGIMITASHNPKQDNGYKVYGADGGQMVPQAVQAVIDGMAAVENGFTIAQDETEANVQVVDDELDNAYLAEVKTVSVDQNLIQKEGADLKFVYTPLHGTGQYIGEKALQQAGFTNYTIVKEQAELDGDFKTVKKPNPEDPAALSLAIEYAKKQAADLVVATDPDADRMGAAVRLADGSYQVLSGNQIAGLMVNYLLAAKKKNQTLPENGAIVTSIVSSRFASEIAKNYGVATLDVLTGFKYIAAMIDRFEEKKDYTYLFGFEESFGYLVKPFAHDKDAIQALVLFAEMAAYYKEKGQSFADGLKELYDQYGYFEEKTVAFDFPGINGHEEMAALMTKFRNQKLATVGDQLVLATQDFANQTQIDRAGAEKKLPQPKANVLKYWLADGSWIALRPSGTEPKLKLYLGVVADSQVEADAKLQTFEAVMEEKIQA from the coding sequence ATGACTTATCAAGATACCTTAGCCCGTTGGCAACAAGCAGACCTACCTGCTGATTTAGCTGCTGAACTAAAGCAATTGAGTCCAGCTGAACAAGAAGATGCCTTCTATCAAAACTTACCATTTGGGACTGCTGGTATGCGTGGTCAAATGGGGGTTGGAACCAACCGCATTAATGTTGTGATGGTTGCCTTGGTGACGGAAGCATTAGCTGCTTACATTGATCAAAGCGGGTCTGCAGCAAAAAAAGCGGGGGTAGTCATCGCCTTTGACTCTCGTCAACACTCAAAAGAATTTGCTCAAGTAGCCAGTCGCGTGCTATCAGCACACGGGATTAAAGTTTACCGCTTCTCATCATTGCGTCCGACACCTGAATTATCATTTTCAGTCCGTCATTTAAAGGCCTTTGCTGGCATTATGATTACGGCCTCACACAATCCGAAGCAGGATAACGGGTATAAGGTTTACGGTGCCGATGGTGGTCAAATGGTTCCCCAAGCTGTCCAGGCCGTTATTGACGGGATGGCAGCAGTCGAAAATGGGTTTACTATTGCACAAGATGAAACAGAAGCCAATGTTCAAGTAGTCGATGATGAGTTGGATAATGCTTATTTGGCAGAAGTTAAAACAGTTTCCGTTGATCAGAATTTGATTCAAAAAGAGGGGGCAGACTTGAAATTTGTCTACACCCCTTTGCATGGAACTGGTCAATATATTGGCGAAAAAGCATTACAGCAAGCAGGTTTTACCAATTACACGATTGTCAAGGAGCAGGCAGAGCTCGATGGGGATTTCAAAACGGTTAAAAAGCCAAATCCAGAAGACCCTGCTGCCTTGTCATTGGCGATTGAATACGCCAAGAAGCAAGCAGCTGATTTGGTTGTTGCAACGGACCCCGATGCTGATCGGATGGGGGCTGCTGTACGTTTAGCAGATGGCTCATACCAAGTCTTATCTGGTAACCAAATTGCTGGTTTGATGGTCAACTACTTGTTAGCAGCTAAAAAGAAAAATCAGACATTACCAGAAAATGGTGCTATTGTAACATCGATTGTTTCATCACGCTTTGCTAGCGAAATTGCTAAGAACTACGGCGTTGCTACCTTAGACGTGTTGACCGGCTTTAAGTATATTGCCGCCATGATTGACCGTTTTGAAGAAAAGAAGGATTATACGTACCTCTTCGGCTTTGAAGAATCATTTGGTTACCTTGTGAAGCCTTTTGCCCATGATAAGGATGCCATTCAGGCCTTGGTTTTGTTTGCCGAAATGGCTGCTTATTATAAGGAAAAGGGCCAAAGTTTTGCTGATGGTTTGAAGGAACTATATGACCAATATGGTTACTTTGAGGAAAAGACTGTTGCCTTTGATTTTCCTGGTATCAATGGTCACGAGGAAATGGCTGCTTTGATGACTAAGTTCCGCAACCAAAAGTTGGCAACGGTTGGTGATCAGTTAGTTCTGGCGACCCAAGACTTTGCTAATCAGACCCAGATTGATCGAGCTGGAGCAGAGAAAAAGTTGCCACAGCCTAAGGCCAATGTCTTAAAGTATTGGTTAGCGGATGGTTCATGGATTGCACTGCGCCCATCTGGAACGGAACCAAAGTTGAAACTTTATCTTGGCGTTGTCGCTGATTCACAGGTTGAAGCGGATGCGAAGTTACAAACCTTTGAAGCTGTGATGGAAGAAAAAATTCAGGCTTAA
- a CDS encoding DedA family protein: MVLAFAAVSDWLTHISSANANFSVIELSILFFLILIETGGIVTGFIPADALVMTAAGFAGRHHSLVEFALLVVIFATASMIGDTINYWFGAWVIKQIDKIPLVARHVNGDFAEKISSNLNPKRWLIFIILGRFVPFVRTIVPLSAHRLKLRFATYFRMSVLASCLWALTMVTIGYYFGHLQLPREVTITVIVLAAVFVLAVIRSPRFRQIIISLITKPSREKEEEL, encoded by the coding sequence ATGGTTCTAGCTTTTGCTGCTGTGTCGGATTGGTTGACGCATATTAGTTCTGCGAATGCCAATTTTTCTGTAATTGAATTGTCGATTCTGTTTTTTTTGATTTTGATTGAAACTGGGGGAATTGTCACAGGGTTTATTCCGGCCGATGCGTTGGTCATGACGGCTGCGGGGTTTGCTGGCCGCCATCACTCTTTGGTTGAATTTGCCTTGTTGGTGGTGATTTTTGCGACTGCCTCGATGATCGGAGACACAATTAATTATTGGTTCGGTGCTTGGGTAATTAAGCAGATTGATAAAATTCCCTTGGTCGCTCGCCACGTAAACGGTGATTTTGCCGAAAAAATTTCGTCTAATTTAAATCCGAAACGTTGGTTAATCTTTATTATTTTGGGCCGATTTGTTCCTTTTGTCAGAACCATTGTCCCGCTATCTGCTCATCGTTTGAAGTTACGGTTTGCGACTTACTTTCGGATGTCTGTTCTGGCATCCTGCCTCTGGGCATTGACCATGGTGACAATCGGTTATTACTTTGGTCACTTACAGTTGCCAAGAGAAGTGACCATCACCGTGATTGTCCTGGCTGCCGTCTTTGTGCTGGCAGTGATCCGGTCACCCAGGTTTCGGCAAATTATTATTAGTTTAATCACAAAACCTAGTCGAGAAAAGGAAGAGGAACTTTAA